From one Nonomuraea polychroma genomic stretch:
- a CDS encoding sucrase ferredoxin, with protein MPTLASATVGARLWLLIEHNGAWPSHLESFELPERISELVRRALERGIRPQLIRRPGKRTRPREQGIRVLLAYGAGDRPWLAGGVIAGPDDLDLDALVAGVVPESCILEDEPVFLVCTHAKRNVCCARIGLPLARFLADSLPDRVWETSHVGGDRYAANLVCLPHGIFYGSMSQAAALAAANAYRSGEVILDRYRGRAGIPEPLQAVEHFARAHTGERSVGAVAVESSRSDGDVTVAIVRCGDVRLQVVVEPSAFTAPCGTACAETITTYRLVSLDRLAPVRYATPALA; from the coding sequence GTGCCCACACTGGCCAGCGCCACCGTGGGAGCCCGGCTCTGGCTGCTCATCGAGCACAACGGCGCCTGGCCCTCCCATCTGGAAAGCTTCGAACTTCCTGAGAGAATCTCTGAACTCGTCCGCCGGGCACTCGAACGCGGTATCAGGCCCCAGCTGATCCGCCGCCCCGGCAAGCGGACCCGCCCACGGGAGCAGGGCATCCGTGTGCTATTGGCCTACGGCGCGGGCGACCGCCCCTGGCTGGCCGGCGGCGTCATCGCAGGTCCTGACGATCTTGACCTGGACGCGCTGGTGGCCGGAGTGGTCCCGGAGTCCTGCATACTTGAAGACGAGCCGGTATTTCTGGTCTGCACGCACGCCAAGCGCAATGTGTGCTGCGCCCGCATTGGACTACCCCTCGCTCGGTTCCTGGCCGATTCTCTGCCGGACAGAGTGTGGGAAACGTCACACGTTGGCGGCGATCGCTACGCCGCCAACCTCGTGTGCTTGCCACACGGAATTTTCTACGGCAGCATGTCTCAGGCTGCTGCACTGGCAGCGGCTAACGCGTACCGGTCGGGCGAGGTCATTCTCGACCGCTACCGGGGACGCGCAGGCATCCCTGAGCCATTGCAAGCCGTCGAGCACTTCGCCCGAGCCCATACGGGAGAGCGCTCCGTCGGCGCGGTGGCCGTGGAATCCTCCAGGTCGGACGGTGACGTCACCGTAGCCATCGTGCGTTGCGGCGACGTCCGGCTCCAGGTTGTGGTTGAGCCATCGGCGTTCACAGCGCCGTGTGGCACGGCTTGCGCCGAGACGATCACCACCTACCGGCTGGTTTCGCTGGACAGGCTCGCGCCTGTGCGGTACGCCACGCCTGCTCTTGCCTGA
- a CDS encoding WhiB family transcriptional regulator, with protein MSQVRRQLARPRPSWGWQDDAACRGEDLVLFFGPDGERQPERDVRERKAKAICAQCPVRTECLDYALSRPEKYGTWGGLNEDERASERRRRMRRAASAGISAA; from the coding sequence ATGTCTCAGGTACGTCGGCAGCTCGCCCGCCCGCGCCCCAGCTGGGGTTGGCAGGATGATGCCGCGTGCCGGGGTGAGGACCTCGTGCTCTTCTTCGGCCCCGACGGGGAGCGGCAGCCCGAGCGTGACGTACGTGAGCGGAAGGCCAAGGCGATCTGCGCCCAGTGCCCCGTCCGCACCGAGTGCCTTGACTACGCGCTGTCCCGGCCCGAGAAGTACGGCACGTGGGGCGGTCTCAACGAAGACGAGCGCGCCTCCGAGCGGCGCCGTCGCATGCGCCGCGCGGCCAGCGCCGGCATCTCCGCCGCCTGA
- a CDS encoding YbaB/EbfC family nucleoid-associated protein produces MDPAGIRDEDIRRAEDEADRILAWVERAQAALDELRGVGESPSGQVEATVAGNGRVLDVTIKPRAMRMDSVTLSEEVLEAVARAGLDVARRTEELMREGLPGFEPGEAAAQMERVMNAQWR; encoded by the coding sequence ATGGACCCGGCCGGCATCCGAGATGAGGACATCAGGCGAGCCGAGGACGAGGCGGACAGAATCCTGGCATGGGTGGAGCGGGCGCAAGCCGCGCTCGACGAGCTCAGGGGTGTGGGCGAGAGCCCGTCAGGTCAGGTCGAGGCCACGGTGGCGGGGAACGGCCGGGTGCTCGACGTGACCATCAAGCCGCGGGCCATGCGCATGGACAGCGTGACGCTGTCGGAAGAAGTGCTGGAGGCGGTCGCGCGGGCCGGGCTCGACGTGGCGCGCCGTACGGAGGAGTTGATGCGCGAGGGCCTGCCCGGGTTCGAGCCCGGGGAGGCCGCCGCACAGATGGAGCGTGTCATGAACGCTCAGTGGAGATGA
- a CDS encoding YbaB/EbfC family nucleoid-associated protein: MTTPSPEADAEHMERVLSQGARMMARLRQAQAELRDVSGRAESSDGMVRAVADGRGGIVELRLDPRVMRLDHAALGKQVTAVLQDAQREAETRVRRITDDAMADTEHMPQPLDETFIRDRVEQVARNLIS; encoded by the coding sequence ATGACGACACCTTCACCGGAGGCGGATGCCGAGCACATGGAGCGGGTCCTGAGCCAGGGCGCGCGCATGATGGCCCGCCTGCGGCAGGCGCAGGCCGAGCTGCGCGACGTGAGCGGGAGGGCCGAGAGCTCCGACGGCATGGTGCGGGCCGTGGCCGACGGGCGGGGCGGCATCGTGGAGCTGCGCCTGGATCCGCGCGTGATGCGGCTCGACCACGCGGCGCTCGGCAAGCAGGTGACGGCGGTGCTCCAGGACGCCCAGCGGGAGGCCGAGACGCGGGTCCGGCGGATCACGGACGACGCCATGGCCGACACCGAGCACATGCCCCAGCCGCTCGACGAGACGTTCATTCGTGACAGGGTCGAACAGGTCGCCCGTAATCTGATCAGCTGA
- a CDS encoding DUF4258 domain-containing protein has product MTFPPEVHGMLHDMGLEMEPGDEDEVLKDSYAWRTVLAVAEPTAAGADAAVSGTRQAYHGEGSTALAGYWGETGGDGGHQSQAIAAARSAPVVLENTAWLTTGVKIAIGTAAVITTVRVARALLMGGPYGGALATAEMLRSRALILRVKREGMEGAGRVIAPALNRLLTQRFRRIVEMLRRPGGGGPTPALAGPGRALAGPRNVGPRATTGPSHVRDRMAAMGRSNKNARQGGNGRRGGGGRGGSKKDSTDGTTSHANQRQGQRGVSDDMVNQTIKNGQSKPGNQPGTTVHETQNMRVVTNRRGGIISVIRKNKK; this is encoded by the coding sequence ATGACCTTCCCCCCCGAAGTGCACGGGATGCTGCACGACATGGGCCTGGAAATGGAGCCCGGGGACGAGGACGAGGTACTCAAGGACTCCTACGCCTGGCGGACCGTGCTGGCCGTGGCCGAGCCCACCGCGGCCGGAGCCGACGCCGCGGTCAGCGGAACGCGGCAGGCCTACCACGGCGAGGGAAGCACCGCGCTGGCCGGCTATTGGGGCGAGACCGGCGGTGACGGCGGGCATCAGAGCCAGGCGATCGCGGCGGCCAGGTCCGCCCCTGTCGTGCTGGAGAACACCGCCTGGCTGACGACCGGAGTCAAGATCGCTATCGGCACCGCCGCGGTCATCACGACCGTGCGGGTGGCCAGGGCGTTGCTGATGGGCGGGCCGTACGGCGGCGCCCTCGCCACCGCGGAGATGCTCCGCTCGCGCGCCCTGATCCTCCGGGTCAAGCGAGAGGGCATGGAGGGGGCGGGCAGGGTCATCGCGCCGGCGCTCAACCGGCTCCTCACCCAGCGGTTCCGCCGCATCGTGGAGATGCTGCGGCGCCCCGGAGGCGGCGGCCCGACCCCGGCGCTTGCCGGTCCCGGGCGCGCGCTCGCGGGGCCGAGGAACGTGGGCCCGCGAGCGACGACCGGCCCGAGTCACGTGCGCGACCGCATGGCCGCGATGGGCCGCAGCAACAAGAACGCGCGACAAGGCGGCAACGGGCGCCGCGGCGGAGGCGGCCGCGGCGGGAGCAAGAAGGACAGCACGGACGGCACCACGTCACACGCCAATCAGCGCCAGGGCCAGCGTGGCGTCAGCGATGACATGGTCAATCAGACGATCAAGAACGGGCAGTCGAAGCCCGGCAACCAGCCGGGTACCACCGTCCATGAGACCCAGAACATGCGTGTCGTGACGAACAGACGAGGCGGCATCATCTCGGTCATCCGGAAGAACAAGAAATAG
- a CDS encoding DUF2283 domain-containing protein — MRIEHDDENDVAYIYLVDEIGEGEAESQVLVEREGMPGELVLDFDAGGRLLGVEVLGASAILRPEVLALAHEDDEEPPPTAYGLPSR, encoded by the coding sequence TTGCGGATCGAGCACGACGACGAGAACGACGTCGCCTACATCTACCTCGTGGACGAGATCGGCGAAGGTGAGGCGGAGTCGCAGGTCCTGGTGGAGCGCGAGGGCATGCCGGGAGAACTGGTGCTGGACTTCGACGCCGGGGGCCGCCTCCTCGGGGTCGAGGTCCTCGGGGCGTCGGCCATCCTGCGGCCGGAGGTCCTCGCGCTGGCGCACGAGGACGACGAGGAGCCCCCGCCCACCGCGTACGGGCTGCCTTCGCGTTAG
- a CDS encoding esterase-like activity of phytase family protein, which yields MKRIAILLAAGAAALSIAAPAAADPGRHGTQPGFGQATLTGFASLPALTFVPGSEPSGSSLGTAPVNGVTPPFPGQPVQGFSGIVRRHDGTFEVLSDNGFGNKANSADFLLRVHRVKPDFAAKSVQVLGGFNLTDPRGLVPFPLTRKDRTLTGADFDVESIVRTVDGTYWIGDEFGPFLLHFDRKGRLMEAPIELPGVRAPENPNLNGAQPNLGGSKGFEGMARSVDGRHLYPLLEGTVAGDPAGTLRMNEFDLRERAYTGRRWTYRLDSSSHAIGDAIAVDADRFLIIERDNLQGDAAQVKRIYLADMRDKDGDGALDKTLVADLLNIADPRGLGGAPGTFRFPFQTIEDVVILDDRTLGVLDDNNFPFSNGRTPGKPDDNEFITLRLTGGLKADPRVYR from the coding sequence ATGAAACGCATCGCCATCCTGCTGGCCGCGGGCGCGGCGGCCCTGTCCATAGCCGCTCCCGCCGCCGCCGACCCCGGCCGTCACGGCACCCAGCCCGGTTTCGGGCAGGCCACGCTGACGGGGTTCGCCTCGCTGCCCGCGCTGACCTTCGTCCCCGGCAGCGAGCCGTCGGGATCGTCCCTCGGAACCGCGCCTGTCAACGGGGTCACGCCGCCGTTCCCCGGCCAGCCCGTGCAGGGCTTCAGCGGCATCGTCCGCCGCCACGACGGCACGTTCGAGGTGCTGTCCGACAACGGCTTCGGCAACAAGGCCAACAGCGCCGACTTCCTGCTGCGGGTGCACCGCGTCAAGCCGGATTTCGCGGCGAAGTCCGTCCAGGTGCTCGGCGGGTTCAACCTGACCGACCCGCGCGGGCTGGTGCCGTTCCCGCTCACCAGGAAGGACCGCACGCTCACCGGCGCCGACTTCGACGTCGAGTCGATCGTGCGCACGGTGGACGGCACGTACTGGATCGGCGACGAGTTCGGCCCGTTCCTGCTGCACTTCGACCGCAAGGGCCGGCTGATGGAGGCCCCGATCGAGCTGCCGGGCGTCCGCGCGCCCGAGAACCCGAACCTGAACGGCGCCCAGCCCAACCTCGGCGGCAGCAAGGGCTTCGAGGGGATGGCCAGGTCCGTGGACGGCCGCCACCTCTACCCGCTGCTCGAGGGCACGGTCGCCGGCGACCCTGCGGGGACGCTGCGGATGAACGAGTTCGACCTGCGCGAGCGGGCCTACACCGGGCGGCGGTGGACGTACCGGCTGGACTCGTCCTCCCACGCCATCGGCGACGCGATCGCGGTCGACGCCGACCGGTTCCTGATCATCGAGCGGGACAACCTGCAGGGCGACGCCGCGCAGGTCAAGCGCATCTACCTGGCGGACATGCGGGACAAGGACGGCGACGGCGCGCTCGACAAGACCCTGGTCGCCGACCTGCTGAACATCGCCGACCCGCGTGGGCTCGGTGGCGCGCCGGGGACGTTCAGGTTCCCGTTCCAGACGATCGAGGACGTCGTCATCCTCGACGACCGCACGCTCGGCGTGCTGGACGACAACAACTTCCCCTTCTCCAACGGCCGCACGCCGGGCAAGCCGGATGACAACGAGTTCATCACCCTCCGCCTGACCGGCGGCCTCAAGGCGGACCCGCGCGTCTACCGGTAG
- a CDS encoding DUF397 domain-containing protein, with protein sequence MHEFRNGTPAGRLPVVWRKSKRSNPNGNCVEVANLPTGEIAMRNSRFPEGPALVYTQAEITAFVLGAKDGEFDDLIV encoded by the coding sequence ATGCACGAGTTCCGGAACGGAACACCCGCCGGCCGTCTGCCCGTCGTCTGGCGCAAGAGCAAGAGGAGCAACCCCAACGGCAACTGCGTCGAGGTCGCGAACCTGCCCACGGGGGAGATCGCCATGCGTAACTCACGCTTTCCCGAAGGGCCGGCGCTGGTCTACACCCAGGCGGAGATCACCGCGTTCGTCCTCGGGGCGAAGGACGGCGAATTCGACGACCTCATCGTCTGA
- a CDS encoding helix-turn-helix domain-containing protein has protein sequence MSAESAEGKLLSYSPGSPTVLRILLGTQLRRLRTEKGISRDDAGYSIRASHAKISRLELGQVSFKQRDVADLLTLYGVTDPAERQPLLDLAKQANAPGWWHKYTDVLPSWFEVYIGLEGAASSIRTYENQFVPGLLQTADYARAVIELAHEKATREEMDRRVALRTIRQERLSSGLTLWAVIDEAVVRRRLGGPDTMRAQIAHLLEVTASRNITVQIMPFDRGGHAAAGGPFSILRFPERELPDVVYMEQLTSALYLDKPADSDHYMEVMDRLSIQAETPNETRRFLERLLSD, from the coding sequence GTGAGCGCAGAGAGCGCGGAAGGGAAGCTTCTCAGCTATTCGCCGGGAAGCCCGACGGTGCTGCGTATCCTGCTCGGAACCCAACTCCGGAGGCTCCGTACCGAGAAGGGTATCTCGCGGGACGACGCTGGGTACTCGATTCGCGCATCTCACGCCAAGATCAGCAGGCTGGAGCTCGGCCAGGTCAGTTTCAAGCAGCGCGACGTGGCGGATCTGCTCACCCTGTACGGCGTCACCGACCCGGCCGAACGGCAGCCGCTGCTCGACCTGGCCAAGCAGGCCAACGCCCCAGGCTGGTGGCACAAGTACACCGACGTGCTGCCCTCCTGGTTCGAGGTGTACATCGGCCTGGAGGGCGCCGCCTCCAGCATCCGCACCTACGAGAACCAGTTCGTGCCCGGCCTGCTGCAGACTGCCGACTACGCCAGGGCGGTCATCGAGCTGGCCCATGAGAAGGCGACGCGGGAGGAGATGGACCGGCGGGTGGCCCTGCGCACCATCCGGCAGGAGCGGCTCTCGAGCGGGCTGACGCTCTGGGCGGTGATCGACGAGGCGGTCGTACGCCGCAGGCTCGGCGGGCCGGACACGATGCGGGCGCAGATCGCCCATCTGCTGGAGGTCACCGCCTCGCGCAACATCACCGTGCAGATCATGCCGTTCGACCGCGGCGGCCACGCTGCGGCCGGGGGGCCGTTCAGCATCCTCCGGTTCCCGGAGCGTGAGCTGCCCGACGTGGTGTACATGGAGCAGCTCACCAGTGCCCTCTACCTGGACAAACCTGCCGACTCTGACCACTACATGGAGGTCATGGACCGGCTGAGCATCCAGGCGGAGACGCCGAACGAGACCAGACGCTTTCTGGAACGATTGCTTTCCGACTGA
- a CDS encoding ATP-binding protein, with the protein MATARRFVDQTLTSWGVIEVAFDAQLVVSELVTNAMRHGGGVVQLRLLAHRAELACVVTDHSQTVPVAAAPDVFSEYGRGLRLVDALCTAWGWLSPGGTRKLVWAVLAG; encoded by the coding sequence GTGGCCACCGCCAGGCGGTTCGTCGATCAGACGCTCACCTCGTGGGGCGTGATCGAGGTCGCTTTCGACGCGCAGCTGGTGGTCTCCGAGCTGGTGACCAACGCGATGCGGCACGGCGGCGGGGTCGTGCAGCTCCGGCTCCTGGCCCACCGAGCCGAGCTGGCCTGTGTGGTGACCGACCACAGCCAGACCGTCCCGGTGGCCGCCGCACCCGACGTCTTCTCCGAGTACGGGCGAGGGCTGCGGCTGGTGGACGCCCTCTGCACGGCCTGGGGGTGGCTCTCCCCCGGCGGCACGCGCAAGCTGGTCTGGGCCGTGCTCGCGGGCTGA
- a CDS encoding phosphoribosyltransferase, with amino-acid sequence MELFPDRAEAGARLAERLLDAHDPVVLALPRGGVAVAVPIARRLGADLEVLVTRKIGYPPTPELGVGAIAEGGEPVFDLRLLDRLGMTPESVADVVERERRELARRVHAYRGDRPLPPLEGREVIVVDDGLATGGTARAALRAVATHKPAKVTLAVPVGARETVRSMRDEADEVVVLLTPIDFRAVGQWYERFDQLSDADVLELLGRE; translated from the coding sequence ATGGAGCTCTTCCCAGACCGGGCCGAGGCCGGGGCAAGGCTCGCCGAGCGGTTGCTGGACGCGCACGACCCTGTCGTGCTCGCGCTGCCCCGCGGCGGCGTGGCAGTGGCCGTGCCCATCGCGCGCAGGCTCGGCGCAGACCTCGAGGTGCTGGTGACCAGGAAGATCGGATATCCGCCGACGCCGGAGCTGGGCGTCGGCGCGATAGCCGAGGGCGGCGAGCCCGTCTTCGATCTGCGGCTGCTGGACCGGCTCGGCATGACGCCCGAGTCCGTCGCGGACGTGGTGGAGAGGGAGCGGAGAGAGCTGGCCCGCCGGGTGCACGCCTACAGGGGGGACCGCCCTCTGCCTCCGCTGGAGGGCCGGGAGGTGATCGTGGTCGACGACGGCCTGGCCACCGGCGGCACCGCCCGGGCCGCGCTCAGGGCGGTCGCCACGCACAAGCCCGCCAAGGTGACGCTTGCCGTGCCGGTCGGAGCCCGCGAGACCGTGCGGTCCATGCGGGACGAGGCTGACGAGGTGGTGGTGCTTCTCACGCCGATCGACTTCAGGGCAGTCGGGCAGTGGTACGAGCGATTCGACCAGCTCAGCGACGCCGACGTGCTGGAGCTGCTCGGCCGGGAGTGA
- the rsgA gene encoding ribosome small subunit-dependent GTPase A: protein MSSYDLSLLGWTDLRAAELPTGTVPARVARVDRGAAEVLAADGHHHVKYAAHVRRASAADPVALPCVGDWVALRLLPEGRYELDVVLPRTTAFIRGGVSRDSIGGLSGDGQGQVLAANVDVVFVAEPSMHSTDFADLGRIERLVALAWESGGTPVVLITKSDLFEQGLDDLLADVRVAAPGVDVHAVSSLHGEGVELVAGYLGGSRTAVILGPSGAGKSTLVNALAGESVMDTQQVRAADGRGRHTTVHRELIPLRGGGLVIDTPGIRRIGLYDIGEGVDLVFSDIETLAGRCRFGDCGHNGEPGCAVLAAVDSGELPERRLESWRKLQREAAWMAGRTDARLRKEQQNKWKVITKEMRRSGRNRP from the coding sequence GCTGGACCGATCTCCGCGCCGCCGAGCTGCCTACCGGCACCGTTCCCGCCCGTGTGGCCCGCGTCGACCGCGGCGCCGCCGAGGTGCTCGCGGCCGACGGGCACCATCACGTCAAGTACGCCGCCCACGTCCGCCGGGCGTCGGCCGCGGACCCCGTCGCGCTGCCATGCGTCGGCGACTGGGTCGCGCTGCGGCTGCTCCCCGAGGGGCGCTACGAGCTCGACGTGGTGCTGCCGAGGACGACCGCGTTCATCAGGGGCGGCGTGAGCCGCGACTCGATCGGCGGCCTGTCGGGCGACGGTCAGGGCCAGGTGCTCGCGGCCAACGTCGACGTCGTGTTCGTGGCCGAGCCGTCCATGCACTCCACCGACTTCGCCGACCTCGGCCGCATCGAGCGGCTCGTCGCGCTGGCCTGGGAGTCCGGCGGCACGCCCGTCGTGCTCATCACCAAGTCCGACCTGTTCGAGCAGGGGCTCGACGACCTGCTCGCCGACGTGCGGGTGGCCGCGCCAGGGGTGGACGTGCACGCCGTCTCCTCGCTGCACGGCGAGGGGGTGGAGCTGGTCGCCGGCTACCTCGGGGGCTCGCGTACGGCCGTCATCCTCGGCCCGTCGGGCGCCGGCAAGTCCACCCTGGTCAACGCGCTGGCGGGGGAGAGCGTCATGGACACCCAGCAGGTACGCGCCGCGGACGGGCGCGGGCGGCACACCACCGTGCACCGGGAGCTGATCCCGTTGCGCGGCGGCGGGCTCGTCATCGACACGCCGGGCATCCGCAGGATCGGGCTCTACGACATCGGTGAGGGCGTGGACCTCGTCTTCTCCGACATCGAGACGCTGGCCGGGCGGTGCAGGTTCGGCGACTGCGGGCACAACGGCGAGCCGGGCTGCGCGGTGCTGGCCGCGGTCGACAGCGGTGAGCTGCCGGAACGGCGCCTGGAGAGCTGGCGCAAGCTGCAGCGCGAGGCCGCCTGGATGGCCGGCCGCACTGACGCGCGCCTGCGCAAGGAACAGCAGAACAAGTGGAAGGTCATCACCAAGGAAATGCGCCGCTCGGGCCGCAACCGCCCCTGA